The genomic interval tatatattatatattatcacacCAGGTATATCATGAAAACATCTGTTATATCTAAAATATTCATTCCAATTTAAAATATCACAAAGAAGTCCCATTCACTCTTTGACCCACCAAAAGATTTTTCACACACGCCATAATTTTTTAATCACCTCCTCCCTTTGTCTTCAGTCATCATTATTCGGGAATAATATTCCCAAAAGCAATTTGaggctctaataaatatatccttGTTTCCTTGACTGCAGAGTCCTTGGTGCTAATGgctgtttatttttcataattcatgACAAActcttttccctttcatttgcCTCCCTTTTTATGTCATTGCGGTTTGGGTATTAGGGTTAGGTGCCCTTGATCTTGCTCATTTGGTTTTGccttgtcacagagagagagagagagagagagagagagagagagagagagagagagttatttaggACGCAACCTTATATTTATCTTCGCTCTGATATGATCCAGATCGAGGATGAAGGACTTTGAAAAAACACTTCCTCTTCGTCTTGACATTCCTTTCTAGCGTATCCTACCCATCAAAGGATCAACCGTAGGACATCTCAGATCTCTGAAGGACTTATTTTCCCCTAATGCCTCCTACTCCTCCAGCtcattcgtcttcttcttcttcagattcCTCGTCATGCCATGACGGAAATATTCCCAAGAGTGGTAATTTCCTCCGGCATCTTCTGCGTCTGATAATTGCGAAGGTTGAAGGAGACGGAGGGAATCCTTCAGGATAGATAGGTATCTAGGAGACGCTAGGCTACGTCTGGAGTGGTACAGCGAAGGACGTTTGGGTATAACATCATCTATTTTTTCCGGTTAATTATAAAAGTCCATGATGGTTCCTATAAACGTTGACATTTGTAACATTGTATGTTTGTGTGGGTCAATAAACATTTTTGGttctacttgtatatatatatatatatatatatatatatatatatatatatatgatatgtatatatgatatatatatatatatatatatatatatatatatatatatatatatatatatatatatatatatatatatatatcttattcttcttcccagctttaacccatttttatatggggtcgccgttgtgaatgagtcgtctccatcgatttctatCCTGTGCATTGTTCGTTCTCCTATACAGTCAAGCCATctttttcttggtcttcccttcttccttcccggacttccatttccatcgtatgtcttccaacatgatgttcctctcttcgtaacaggtttccataccatcgaagccttccctcctgtgttttctttgatatttcaactacctttgtcaatgttcttatatactcatttctaatcctttcttcccttgttactcccgacatccatctcaacattctcactTCTGCTACacccatcttcttctcctctgttttcctcatacttgctgtttctgttccatataacattacTGGTCTGACCACCgacctatgaaactttcccttcaatttcagaggaaccttcttgtcgcagaggacccctgatgcagacctccagttattccatcctgcctgaattcgatgtcatgcttccactatcctctaatatggaccccaagtactatatatatatatatatatatatatatatatatatatatataatatatatattatattatatatatatatatatatatatacgttatataggatttatatatatatatatatataatatatatatatatatatataagtatacgtatatatatatatatatatatatatatatatgtagtacatatatatatatatatatataatattttatatatatataatatttgtgtatgtgtgcgtgtgtgtgtttgcatttgtAATGAGTTCGTGTGTATTTTAGCGATTCAAGTAATATATGTAAACATTTGCATGTGCGTGTTCTCGATCTATTCAGAGCCATCCTTACGTACGATGTTACTTTGATTTTGTTGTACCGTTCCAATTTCTACAACAAAACCATCGAACTGTTCCTCAGGAGAATGATGCAGCCAAATTCTAGTTTTTCATTACAGTTCTCTCCTGACAGTTTTCATTATCAGTTTATCTATGATTTTCTCTCCCCTCATAAAAGTGTCTACAGCTTTAAATGACGGAGCACCAGATAACCACTCAGAAATCACTATGATAGACGTAATAGTAGCGGTAAGAATTGTGATTAATAATTCCGACGGCCATCCTTCTGTAATTACTCTTAATGCTGGTAATCATATGACTACTTTTTTACATTCGTTCTCATTAATACTGTTTCTATTGCTGCTACTGCCGTTTTTGACGTCACTATCGCTGCTATTATTACGTCTAATAATAatgctaggaagaagaagaagacatttcAAGATTCCGTCtcaataacatgaaaataaatcgCTATTTCACCCCTTTGCCCCTGTCAGCACCCTCCCATCTTTTGCTTCACCAGTGTAGCTTAGTCaatagcataaaaataaataaataaataaacctgttTCCTTCTCTGAACCCtaaaaaacactgaaaatctTCAGGGTCAAAACTGGGTCCGATATGGTGTCTCGGAGAAAATAGGGGCCCCGTGATTTGGGTTTAGGGTTCGTGCTGGTTGGAGGCAAAGATGTCGCAAATGACCTTGAGGTTTATTTGACCGTAATGATTCTGgcattcagaagagagagagagagagagagagagagagagagagagagagagagagagagagagagaggacattacgCACCCATCGTTAGGAAAGTACACACTCGTACATCAGGGAACCATAACATTTTGAAAGACGTACAAACGAGACAAGTAGCGACAGAGACTGACGGCCAGACAGATCAGGCAAAGAAACAAAACAGTTTTCTCATTAactcttattcttcttttattccatttcctttccttttcagatgAGGAACCATTAAAGAAGTTTGCAAACGTTCTTCTGCTTTCTTAAATAAACATTCTCCCAAGTGAAAGTCTAAattcttttaacagttttttttttgtatcatcctAATTTTGTTCAAAagttttaaagtttctttttacatttcataATCTTCTAGTATTTGTCGCAGCATTTGTACCTGATATTGTAGCAttctattacaaataaaaaaaaactcgttaaaTTAAGTTCCTTGATTATCATATAAAGcattttgatgaagaaaatttatttttacttttaaaacaatCCCGAACTGGcgacgattttttttcttgcgtATAAAATAATCCCGAACtgacgacattttttttttttacataaaacaatCCCGAACTGGTGtctattcatttttatgaaataatcCCGAACGCGAAAattctttttcataaaataatccCGAACTGGcgaccatttttttcttttgcttataaaATAATACTGAActtgtgacaatttttttttttctaataaaataatccCGAACTGgcgacaatttttctttttttcttttttgcttataaAATAATCCCGAActagagacaattttttttttttttatatccttataAAATAATCCCTAACTGGtgacaaattatttgttttcttataaaataatccCGAACTGGTTACAATTTCTTTTTGCTTATTAAAATAATCCAGAACTAACGACAGCTttcttatatatagaaaataatccCGAACTgccgataattatttttttgtatttacttatgaAATTATCTCGAACTGACGAAGGGAAAACTTTAGGATTTCCATCGAAGCGTATAGcggattatttcatttttatgcaataaaattaaacaaataatggtTATTCTTCAATTGAAACTGTTATAAATAAAACAGCTGCCCCAAATGACGATAAGATACGATAATTTTTTGacgtaattatgatttttttacgTAAAACGCTAAACAGTTTGATAGGTCACTGATTAGTTTCGCCTGCCTTTAGATAGGTACCAACAGTGTTCCATAagtaaattatttacaataaggACATTAAAGCTATATTTCctgatataaatattacatatatatacattttatatatacaaaaacgtacagataaatacatacatacaagtattagtatatatatatatatatatatatatatatatatatatatatatatatatatatatatatatatatatatatgtgtgtgtgtgtgtgtgtgtgtgtatgtgtgtgtgttatatatcgTGTTAGCAATAATTTGTAATGAAAAAacctaaatagaaattaattggataatgatattaattaaacaaaattttagaagtaaatatatgtattaatgtgTATACATGACATATTTATTGCATGTGTCAGCGaatcttttatataattaaataacacGAATGAAAAATGCTCAGTAAAATGAAATGAACAAATGCTCGATagttaattgaatattaataactaCCTGGACAAATACGGTAAGGTAACAAAGAGTAtcggaaaaaaaagaagtctcAAACCCTTTCATTACTGCCCCAAAAAACAGCTCACGAGGTCACCAGGATGGTTATACCCAAGGCACACATCCACCGCTACCCTAATTACTGCCACCTCTTCAATAACCCCCTGCACCCGGACCCACCAACCCCTTCCTCTTTGCAATGGCTTAAGAAACCCCCTCTGTTTATGACACCTAAACTCCTACCCCAGACAGACAGACGTACCCTCCCCCACGTACCTCTCCCTCCAATGCCTCTTCCTTTTTAATAGACCACAAAATGGGGGAGAGGCGTATGGCCCTTCTAAAACCCCCATTCACTTAACCTCAGGGCACCGAAGACCCTTTTCCAAGAGCAAGCAATAACGTGACGAGGATTtagtgggggtggggttgggggccgGGCGAGGATCTATGGAAAGGACGGGAGGAGAGGCGGAGCTCCATCGTATATAGTTGCCCTGCTGCACATGCGCCGAGTCAGTGCTTCTACGGACGCTCGCGAAGTGAGTATGAGTGTAGTTGATCTCCTCTCCTGTTATAATTACAGTATTGCTCGTTTTAGAAGGGAGTTCTTTTGGTCGTATTGCACTAGCTCTCCTGAGCGACAGGTGGGCGAAGAAGAGTACGGGATGCTGATAGCGAGTGAAAGTTGAGTCGGGGATAAGTGCGGGAGGTCAAATGGTGTTGCTTGCATGGTGATACTTGAGGTGTCCTTAGTGGTGGTGTTGACCTCTTTTATGGGCATGCATGGATGTGTTGTGTTGCAGTAATTTGACTGCTGACAtgaacacaaccacacacacacatacacacacacacacacacacacacacatatatatatatatatatatatatatatatatatacatacgtatattcattgtgtgtgttgatatatacacacatataaaatatatataatatatattcatctacCTTTTCCATGAACATAGGAGTGGCCCTATAGAGAATAAAGCCAACAGTCACTGTCAAAATAATCTTGTAACTAATGAGTCAAGGATGAACCACCTGTGCAGAAAACATCCTTAATATCAACCATTTCATTCACTTTCACAGAGACCTCATTCACTTCTCCTTTCACCACTTACTTCATTCTTGCACCCTCTCTTTGTTCTAATGGATACCGCAGCTCTTCAATTCTACAGTAATAATTTCACTTCATCCAGGCATCActttttcattctccttttccttcttcctcacACATTTTCTGATCATGCACACTACTTTACAACATATCTTCCATTCTCTTCATTTGATCAAACCCTTCCTCACCTGATCCTGCTTTATACCTTCACTTACTTTTTACCATTTGTTTGCTGTATCTCCAAAcacctcctacacacacacacacaacgcacacacgcacacacgcgcacacaacacacacacacacatatatatatatatatatatatatatatatatatatatatatgtatatagcatatatttatatatatataaatatatatatatatatatatatatatatatatactactatatatatacatatgcatatatatacatatatatatatgtataacactgtatgtgtgtctgtatgtatgtgcgtatgtatgtgttagAGGGTATGTGGTCACGTATTTGAGAGAATAGgaaatttaaaatattgatattttctcCTGATTTTCACTGCTCAGTTGTCTGTCTACCTTTATACCTATCAATTTGAATACCTGGAACTGCAACTCCAAAGACCTGTTCTTGGATTCACTTCAAAAATCCTTCCTGAACCTCTTCTTATTTACATAATTCCCTGAAGCTTCCCCGACACACAGTTAGACCTGGTAAGCCTCTAATAACTAATTGactgacttgatgataccttcagacTAATTGACCACAGCTATACCAAACAGTCCCTTAAGCATTGAGGAAGTTCCTCTTAGACATTATGTATATGCAGACCTAGAGAGACAATGGTTATTCTGTCCATGTACTTACAAATATGCGATGGCTTCTCATGCTACTACAGTAGAATTATAATGACCTTCAGAATTTTGGCAACTCGATGATATACACCCAATATTATCAATGGAAATCAAATAAAGGCACCAGTGGTTTTGCTGGTATATCACGTTCATCAATAAATCGTTAATGAATATGCTATTTTATAAGCTTGCAGCAGTCAATGACGATCTACATGTATTGATGCCTAGTAATGCAACCTTTAGATTTATTCAAGCTTCAAGAATATCTTGACAACTCTGTACTTTTTCTGCATCATCACTGACATTGAAAATAAGTATTTATTGCATtagccattcattttttttattctacataaaaagaattaggtAAAAGACTCCTGAAATAAGCAACTGAAAGTAGTGTAATCCCATAAAGATTTTTCGTCTTTTGACCCgatattttttcaaaagtttttctttgtGAACTTAAAATTCGGAAAAGATTTTGTCGGGAATGAAGGTATTCAAACTTTTActtatctttttctttctccttttagcGAGTGAATACAATTAGCAGTATACTTGTAACAAGAAAATCACTGAATGAAAAAGGTGAAACTTGATAGAATAATCTATATGCAGGATATATAAAGAGTGAGAAATGCTGATAAGATGAGAAGGAacaaaggcgtgatccgacctccagcatactcgggatgcgtgcaagatattcccctcactcataagttgtaaacattacattcctcaCTTCCAGAGTAAAtttaaacgtgctaaaatctatggtcaaacagagCATTGTTTCaacagcgaaaattaaaataaatataccatattttattagaaataatttttctgcactgttgagcatgcacattatctattttttatattttcattctaataaataaatcataaatatcccaccttaaaattcctatatctttaacacaacgcaaaacaccttttccacacctttttaggctcttccatagacacCTTTCCTACCACTCCCtcaacgagaactgccgagatctttcggtcttaacgaccctctACTACaggcttactatagtagattcacatcaaccgtgcatttgatgtctaggccagtcccttacgacgctcctgattggctgttgacaagccaatcgcagggctgaaaactctcagtctctttctcgAGAGGTCACATGGGTAAgctttatgttccacctctcctgagggatacgtctttcatgagaggtggaacatacatcctgcctatgtgaactctcgagagagactgagagtttccagccgtgtgattggcttatcaacagccaatcaggaacgtcgaaAGGGTCTgacctggacatcaaatgcacggttgatgtgaatctactatagccataaGCTACCTTATTCTTTTGATCAGAAACTAACGTCTCtttcttttatccattttttccaagaCTAATCGAAATGAAGTTCCTCTCCGCCTGCCTCCTGTCCCTCGTGGCTGCCGTAGCCGCCCGCTCGGCCTACCAATTCTCGAACGGCTACCTGGAAATCCTCGGAGGGGAACCCAACCAATCCTTCGACTGCGCGGGGCGTCCTTACGGATACTACGCCGACGTCGCCAACGACTGCAGGATCTTCCACATCTGCCTGCCCATTCCTGACGATGCAGGGCAGGTCGTGGAGACTGCCCAGTTCTCCTTCTTCTGCGGCAACCAGACGGTCTTCAGCCAGGAGTCCCTCACCTGCGCCCACCCTCAAGAGGCGCTCCCTTGCTCAGAGGCGGAGGCCCTGTTCGATATTTCCAACGCTGACTTTGGCAAGATTCCCGAAGTAACTAATTAGGATGTTTGTGATGTTTCTACAACGGTGATGctgcgatatatatatgtatatatatatatatatatatatatatatatatatacgatatatatatatagtgtgatatatatatatatatatatatatatatatatatatatattaaaacacgcCTCTTCTTTGGTATCTGTGATATGAAATCGAAATGAATTTTCCACTATTGCTATTTCGACCTACCCGTAACCTTCCAAAAGGATGTCATGatgatttataggttttataataaaattaatcttttttattataataaattacatttattgtcCCTGAAATCTAAACTGGCGGAACAAATCTTTGAAATGTGGCGTCAGCTAACATGTTAAAATATCTTTGCGGGGATGTCAATACATGCTGATCCTAATGAATCCacaaagaaataattattttcacatttatcTATCAATTATTAACATTTTGGATCTAGTTATGGACTCTGGAACAACCTCTATCAACTCTAATGGCCATTGACTGTTAAATTCTTTCTCAATACCCGAAGGAGATAAAAGTCACGATGGACCAAGAGTAACTTTTAAAGAGAAACGAAACttatgagttgaatatagaatttagcccaaaggccaagcactgggacctatgaggtcattcagcgctgaaatggaaattgacagtaaaagatttgaaaggtgtaacaggagtaaaacctcaaagcagttgcgctatgaatcaagtgttaggagagggtggaaagtaagattgaagaaagagaatatgaaaggagttacagtaaaaggaacgaaagcggttgcagctaggggccgaaggcatgctgcaaagaaccttaagtaatgccttcagtgcaccgaatgaggtccactgacggcaataccacCCTACGGGGAAACGAAACTTATGCTgctgaaaaaataaagatttttttcagctgcgtttataaaaagaaaaattatattattgatGAGACCAGTCATTTATGTAGTGACATCCAAGTTCCATTATAGCAAATTCATTTGtattgcctgaaaaaaaaaaacttgtaatattACACAACAAGAATTGATACAAATCGTAAGGTTTCACTAACAAGATCTTCCCTCCGCACTCTGCTTTTCTGATGATAcgataaaaaaagtaactcgtatAACgtcaaattaatttaaattttgacCTTGCACAATGCGCACAATACAGCTTTCGGTTCCCTCCACCCCTGAAAAACGTCAtacactcacaacacacacacactcacacacaagtcCCTCACTTTTTCTTTAACAAGAGAGACCACCACTGGCAAGGTGACtgttaatattattaatgttGATGCTAATTTGACGTTCTTAGATGGGACGTAAACCCATTTAAGAGCAGAAAGGTTTAGCCTCTGCAACAGGCCGCTGCTGGTAAGGTGaaatcttcatttgttcctttcatttttcacACGATGAAAGAGCGAGATAGTTTGATCTGACAGGTAAATCTTCATTGACAAACCAATGACAGGAAGCAAAGAAAACTCATTCAACGAAGAATACTGAAAGAACACTATGGTTATTCTTATCATCATCGAAATCTCTTAATCACACAGAAGCGAAAATGAGTtaacaaatccacaattacatATCTGTTAACCTCCTTTTTATAGAAAATGTACATAAGAGATCCTTCGATAGCTTGGCTAGGTTTCATTGTCAATCTGACAATGACAGAACTACATGCAACATATTCAGTTATAtcaacttcttttgttttttaatcattatttttcaacATCTCACAAAAATCCGCACCCATAATTGtcgttgagttgagttgaatatagaatttaggccaaaggccaagcagtgggacctatgaggccattcagcgctgaaatggaaactgacagtcaaagggttgattggtgtaacaggaggaaaacctcgcagtggcactatgaaacaattgttaggagagggttgaaagtaagactgaagaaatggaatatgaagggaggtacagtaaaagtaacgaaaggggtgcaccgcatgaggtgcactggcggcactaccctcctacggggcgTACCCATAGTtgtctgtgattttttaaaagaattttcgtAAAATCCTCCGAATAAAATGTTTGCCTCCTACCATTATCATTCGCAGGTAAAGTAGTATTGGCCGTTTTAGTTTCGACAGTTGACAACCCATTTCTCATTTTAGTTGCTGCTAAGCATTACGCTTAGTATCTGCAACAGTAATGAATATATTGAtgacaacacacacaaaaaaaggacaATGATCACGCTCATTGTGTAAATGCGTCTCTTTCCTACGAGAGGTTCAGAAGAATTAATGATCTGTTGTTGAATGAACATTAAGGCATTCAAAATTACTTCATTTGAAACTGCTATTACGTCTCGGTTGCCCTTCACGTCTATGCTGTCATCGACTAAAATGCCATAGTTattctttatcttattttatcGTTTTATATTTACTATTAATTTATGTCTAGGTTAATCTGAACTGATGGCAATAACGTAATCAATCAACCCGCAGTTTGAATATACGATTTCAATGGATTATTCTGTGCTTTTGATTCGAAACAAACAACAGTACATTTGACCGGCGAAATTACTGAGTTTGTCACAATACTGGGTTCATCACCGTTGCGAAGACCaaagttttgtttgtatggtgtttttacgttgcatggaaccagtggatattcagcaacgggaccaatggctttacgtgactttcgaaccacgtcgagagtgaacttctatcaccagaaaaatacGTCTCtcacctctcaatggaatgcccgagaatcgaactagcggtcaccgaggtggcaggcaaagaccataccaaccacgccactgatgcgctCGAAGACAAAAGTTGATAGATGAACAAAAATTTGACTTGTTGTGTGGAGTTGCTGGCTCATTGCAGTTACCAAGTTTATTTACGTTATGCCAAGGGGTTATCATTAAAACAATGTAATCAAACCTTAGGTTACATAGTAATTTAAGACTCTTTGCTCAGAAGCCAAACTTACACATTTTACTTTTCCTAGGTTAAGTAactattcgtttatttattaatttattcatcatttatgaacacacacacacacacacacacacacacactgacacacacatatatatattatatatatatataattccgtatagatatattatataatatatatatattaatatatatatatagagatatatagtatatatatatatattgatatattgtatattaatatatagataaaatatatatatatatgtgtgttgtgtgtgtcatatcaatttattcatttatttatccatttaatttttctattcgGTTATTATTACGTCTttctaattaaacaaaatcagCTGCTATTTCCACTATTCTTTCCTCCTTTGATATCAGACCTCTTTATCTCTTAAAACCCAGCCGACCTAGCTCACGGCGTCTCGCCTTGATCCTTCAGAATGTATCATTATAAAACACTATCGTAAAGATAAAAACTAACCCACAACATCATACAAGTAGCCCCCAGAGCCCGTTGGTGATAGCCATAGAAAGGGTCGTTAGGTCCATCCAGCTCTTTAGGAAGATCTTAAGTACTACTTCGGTATGGGAACTCGGAAGAACTGCAAGTATGTAGAGGGTCGTTTTAGTGCTGGTTCTGAGATGTTGTGGGACGttcctttcacatttttttcatatatgcactGAGGTGTTCTATTACAATTTTTATGTATCATATAAGCATAGTATAGTGTGTCTGAACAAGTGTAagtcgtgtatgtatgtatatatatatctatatctctatacatagctatttatatatatatatatatatatatatatgtgtgtgtgtgtgtgtgtgtgtgtgtgtgtgtgtatgtaatatatatatatacatacatttagcaCAAGTTatctaaaatatttgcatatacatatatacgtatatgtacatatatgttcatacataatatatatatatatgtgtgtgtgtgtgtgtgtgtgtgtgtgtgtgtatacatgatatatatacaattataaatgcacacacatatatatacatataatatatacacacagatacgtGTGTCTGTCTACGCTACAAATGCTTATAACTATACCGAAAAAAATCAGTTAACGGTATGGACCTCCCACAAAAACGCAACAATAATCTT from Macrobrachium nipponense isolate FS-2020 chromosome 28, ASM1510439v2, whole genome shotgun sequence carries:
- the LOC135201347 gene encoding U-scoloptoxin(01)-Cw1a-like gives rise to the protein MKFLSACLLSLVAAVAARSAYQFSNGYLEILGGEPNQSFDCAGRPYGYYADVANDCRIFHICLPIPDDAGQVVETAQFSFFCGNQTVFSQESLTCAHPQEALPCSEAEALFDISNADFGKIPEVTN